The proteins below come from a single Mesobacillus jeotgali genomic window:
- a CDS encoding nucleotide pyrophosphohydrolase codes for MDNIRKTIINFRDERNWKPYHNEKDLAISISLEANELLENFQWKTSDEAVRDSEQNIKEEMADILIYLVQLADKMDIDLEEEVLKKMKKNALKYPVQKG; via the coding sequence TTGGATAATATCCGCAAAACAATAATAAACTTCCGCGACGAACGCAACTGGAAGCCATACCACAATGAAAAAGACTTAGCGATATCTATATCCCTTGAAGCAAATGAACTACTGGAGAACTTCCAATGGAAAACCAGTGATGAAGCAGTAAGAGATTCAGAACAAAATATCAAAGAAGAAATGGCTGATATTTTAATATATCTTGTTCAGTTAGCCGACAAAATGGATATAGATCTGGAAGAGGAAGTTTTGAAGAAGATGAAGAAGAATGCGCTTAAGTATCCCGTGCAGAAGGGTTGA
- a CDS encoding RES family NAD+ phosphorylase produces the protein MICCEKCFKDSEIKGIIKSLHKKGTCETCNKKDVYIYDTETNGELVDNFNELLDIYKPLSMLPEEYPKEKLNLLKDVLFNEWNIFNISSEKIYSLIKSICYEKYEETPELFDSPIGIPELIDYNYLESNSIIKNHQWENFVDEIKTNIRFHTNFVNTEVLKVLCSYIERPIKRGSKLYRARISSEDGYTIDKMGAPPPGKASAGRVNPLGINYLYLSEDIKTTLYEVRAGAYDYVTVGEFILKEDITIIDFTSLDKISPFTDISITQLAINKNHLKKISNEIAKPLRRADSTLDYLPTQYIADFIKSIIHKDGKSYKGIKYKSTLSEYGYNIAIFDETLFGCMEKYVFDIEGIDYRYSPLTE, from the coding sequence ATGATTTGTTGCGAAAAATGCTTCAAGGATTCTGAGATAAAGGGGATTATTAAAAGCTTACATAAAAAAGGGACATGTGAGACTTGTAACAAAAAGGACGTGTATATTTACGACACAGAAACAAATGGGGAATTAGTTGATAATTTTAACGAACTATTGGATATATACAAACCATTAAGTATGCTGCCAGAAGAGTATCCAAAAGAAAAGTTAAATCTATTGAAAGATGTTTTATTTAACGAATGGAACATCTTCAATATAAGTAGTGAGAAAATATATTCATTAATTAAAAGTATATGTTACGAAAAATATGAGGAAACACCGGAATTATTTGATTCCCCAATCGGTATCCCAGAACTGATCGACTATAATTACCTTGAATCAAATTCTATTATTAAAAATCATCAATGGGAAAATTTTGTTGATGAAATTAAAACTAATATTCGCTTCCACACTAATTTTGTTAACACTGAAGTATTAAAGGTTTTATGTTCGTATATTGAAAGACCAATTAAACGGGGTTCAAAGCTATATAGAGCAAGAATATCGTCCGAGGATGGTTATACAATTGACAAAATGGGTGCCCCTCCTCCTGGTAAAGCTTCAGCAGGTCGAGTTAACCCCCTAGGTATTAACTACTTATATTTATCAGAAGACATTAAAACTACTCTTTATGAGGTTAGAGCAGGAGCATATGATTATGTAACTGTTGGAGAATTCATTTTAAAAGAGGACATCACAATTATAGACTTTACTTCTCTTGACAAGATAAGTCCCTTTACGGATATAAGCATTACACAACTTGCTATTAATAAAAACCATTTAAAAAAGATTAGTAATGAGATTGCAAAGCCTCTTAGAAGAGCAGATAGCACCCTGGATTACCTTCCGACTCAATATATTGCTGATTTTATTAAAAGTATCATACATAAAGATGGAAAGAGCTATAAGGGGATCAAATATAAAAGTACCCTCAGTGAATATGGTTATAATATCGCAATATTTGATGAAACTCTTTTTGGGTGTATGGAGAAATACGTTTTTGATATAGAAGGTATTGATTATAGGTATAGCCCATTAACTGAGTAG
- a CDS encoding sce7725 family protein codes for MYLPYLRGRQFELIAIRELLENDLIGTKVIPIIEPVKPSSTLLKTINLFVEKNKEIALIHNPQVGNYLSTLSNLSHSPLKENLMDCFNSEYVILSHILNKNSKTEIAELITDGHNKTDLLLILKDRDYVSDYLEIFDDEKPSLTLIPDESSMRRKIRYNKVLFADRFTKQQRNSDYYDLEDESFSEDHIYFDDDGYIGFSDYSIVGAEFSESGFAPYAVVIHVVYFDDENSLRIKHFVSDSNEDINDPAGKFYEALEKLMDWQSKVNLETYGMKEFEKHYHAGTYPGLGTVKKLSIMHHIELVNKFLEE; via the coding sequence GTGTACTTACCATACCTTAGAGGTCGTCAGTTTGAATTAATAGCTATAAGAGAACTATTAGAAAATGATTTGATCGGAACTAAAGTAATACCAATTATAGAACCGGTTAAACCTTCATCCACTCTCTTAAAAACTATAAATCTTTTTGTAGAAAAAAATAAAGAAATTGCATTAATCCATAACCCTCAAGTTGGCAATTACTTGTCTACACTTTCTAATCTTTCACATAGCCCATTAAAGGAGAATTTAATGGATTGTTTTAATAGTGAATATGTCATTTTATCACATATATTAAATAAAAATAGTAAAACAGAGATAGCAGAATTAATAACTGATGGTCATAATAAAACTGACTTATTACTAATTTTAAAAGATAGAGACTATGTTAGTGACTACCTAGAAATTTTTGATGACGAAAAGCCAAGTTTGACTCTTATACCTGATGAAAGTAGCATGAGAAGGAAAATTAGGTACAATAAAGTCTTGTTTGCAGACCGATTTACAAAGCAACAAAGAAATTCAGATTACTATGATTTAGAAGATGAGTCATTTTCTGAGGACCATATTTATTTTGATGATGATGGATACATAGGCTTTTCAGATTATTCTATTGTAGGGGCAGAATTTTCTGAATCTGGATTTGCTCCATATGCTGTAGTCATCCATGTTGTTTACTTTGATGATGAGAATAGCCTTAGGATAAAACACTTTGTTTCGGATTCAAATGAGGATATAAATGACCCTGCAGGAAAATTCTATGAAGCTTTAGAAAAACTTATGGATTGGCAATCCAAAGTGAATCTTGAAACATATGGTATGAAGGAGTTTGAGAAGCATTACCATGCTGGAACCTATCCAGGATTAGGTACAGTAAAGAAATTATCGATAATGCACCACATTGAATTAGTCAACAAATTTTTGGAGGAATAG